The nucleotide sequence GCGTCTGGTTGAGAAAAACGGGAACGCCGTCTCTAAAAACCCCCTGTAGTTTTCGGCTGCCGGCGGGCCGGCGCGCCGCGGTGACCCTGGAAAAAACCGCTTCGGGGTTCACATGGGCTGTGGGGACAACGGCGGTCCACCTGAAGCGTCGTGGGTCCGTGACTATGGGCCGGCCATGGGATTTGCCGACGTGAGCCACGGGTCGAATAGTGGCGGTTCTCCGCCTGGATTGTCGAGTAGGACGTCTCCAGTTCCGGAGCCGGCTCCGCTCGGGCCCGACGATGACCCCCACCAATTGTCGCGTAGGTCTAATTCAAGGGTCGAGCACGCGCAGGCGCCGTAATTCGAGTTTCCGAAGATGTTGTTGCCAGAGTAGGTGTTCAAGGCAGACGTGCCACCGGCCCGAAGTCCACCGCCCAGGTTGTAAGAGATCACGTTGTCGGTGACGGCGGCGTTCGTGGAACCAACGTAGATGCCGATTCCCGTGTTGTTCGTGACGAGGTTGTGACTGATGGTGACGTTCTGCCCCGTTCCACCGCTTAGGCTGACGCCGTGGACACCGGAGTTCGAAATCACGTTTCCCTCCAAGGATACGTTCGAGCACCACATGACTAGGCCATATTGATTCGACGTCAACGAGTTGTCTGTGGCCTGGATGCCTCCGCACGAGTTGATGTTGATGCCCGTATAACAGCCGGAGACATCATTCGCGCCCAGTACGAGGGCGCCGCTTGACCCTAGCGTCGCGACGCCGTTCGAGAATCCAGGTGGACCGAGAATGCATTGCACATCGTTATCGGAGATGGTTACGATTTGACTGTCGGAGATGAGGATTCCGGTTCCGGCCTGCTGGCCGGCCACGAAGCTCCCGGTCGAGCCAATGACGTTGTTTTCGATGCGCGCGTTGCTCACACGATCAAGCCATATCTCGGCCACTTTGTGATGACGAATAAGGTTGTTCCGGATGAGCACATGGGCCGTGGTTTGGCTGAGAGTGATCCCGCCACAGAGGCCATTCTGCATGGAGCACTCCGGCGTCACTGACCCGTCGATGCTCCACGATTCTATCACGTACGGATTGTCCGCGGTTCCGCATCCGCCAACGACGCCATTGGCGACGTTGGGAACACAGGCAATCCCGAGACCAGCGTTTCCGACGATTAGGATGGCGGGCCGAGGCACTTGGTCGCTCGCGCTCGCGGGCGCAGGAAAAATACTCAATAAGGCTAGTATCACGATGGTGATCGCGATGGTTGGTCTGCGCCCCCCGAATCTCACGCTCCGCGAGTAGTTTTCGCGGTATTTGAAGATTCTCCAAACCCTGTGTGCGTGTTCTCCAACATTGGTTCACCAACAAGCGTTGACTTTATAAGCGCACGCGCGCGCGTATTTGTGGTGGGCCGTAAATATGGGGCGGGCGCGAGCGCGGGCAGTATTAATTGTGCTAATATTGCTGATGTCGGGGATTTCCCTTCCACCGCCTTCCTCGGACTTGTTCTTGGTTCCGCTCGCTTCTGCCACTCACGGTGGCCCGCATCCTGAGATCAAGCAAGTGGTCATAGACCCAGGCACGCCGAACTCCACTACGGACGTGTATTTCTTTGCGGAGTGTTCGAATTGCACGGAACTCGCGCTGGATTGGCTCGTAAACGGACAGCAACCGCTGCCCGATCCCGCCGATCTTTTCGAGGCGATTCCTCCGCAAGGAGGCCTGAATTTCAAATACTCTGTAATTCCGGCGGAGGTACTTACGTTCGGTGCGAACGTCACGTGGACGGCCACGGCTACATTGGCGGAAACTTGGACCGACACTGAATCCGGCTATTTCGTCGTCGCCAACAGCCACCCGGTCGCGAGGCTGGATCCATGGTTCCAATATTACTCAGGGGGCACGACCGTCAACCGGAACGTGACCACCTACTACGGGAACGCCTTCACGTTTTCCGACAAAGAGAATAGAACGCCCTTCACGAATGAGTACGGCGAGGATGACTGGCAACATCTTTCCTACAATTGGTCCTGGGCGGACGGTACTCCGAATTCCACCACGAAGTTCCCGAGCCATGCCTTCTTCGGCGTCGGGGATTTCCCGGTCCGCGTCAGAGTCGACGACTCGTTGAACCAGACCACGGGCGACGTCGTCGCGCGTGTGCGTAACATAACGCCCGTCATCCGCGACTTGTACGCCATGGAGATGCCTGCCTTCGATTCCGCGACGAGCACGGACCCCGATGATCCACCCGTCGTATCGAACGTGGTCCGCGTCTCATTCTCATGGACGGACGACGACGTGAACCGCTCCGCGGACAACCTGAACGTCTCCATTTGGAACGTGGACGGCGCATCGGAGACGCAAGTAACGACGCGCCTCTATTCGAGTACGAACGCGACGCTTGGCTTGAACACGGTCGCGATAGAGATCGCTGCCGACCTATTGGACGGCGACGAGGTAAAGATCTGCATCCACGACAGCCTCGCAACCAATACCTACGTCAACGGTGTTCTCAAAGTCCTGGGTACGACTTTGAGCGTACCGGACAAGATCTGCCTCAAACGACTCATCATGAGAGATATCCTGCCCTTGGATCTGCGCGGAATCAAGGTCTATCACATCGGCGCCGAGGCGGCGTTGCCGCGCGTGGTCGGCGACGTCACGGAGGTTTTCCGTCAAGTCCCATTGGAGACCGGAACTTTGGAAGGGGATCGGAAGACGGAACTGAATTTCACGATGGCGATCGACGCCGCCATCGGGGAACGGGCCAGGATCGTGAGCATCGATTCCCTCGGGTATCCATTGACGCCCAACGTCGAAAAGAAGCTCGCGGAGGCCCGTGACTGGGGGCTCCTCATCGTAGCGCCCGTCGAACACTCGGGATTCACGGCGACGAATTATTTCACGGCGGCCGGGATTGGCGCCAGTTCCTGGGTCATTGGCGTCGCGCCCGCGAATCAATCCATGAACGGTACCGCTGCGGGAAGTCCGTCGGGGCCGGCGGCGCTCATGAAGCCGAAACCCGATTTCATCGTCGCCGTCAGGAACCCAGATGCGCCAAGTCCCGCCCTCGAAGCGGTCCGGGACACGGTGGACCTATTGAGCCTCATCATGCTGAAAGGTGTCACCGACCCGTACGTCGCGACGTCCTATCTGAAGACTCTCGCAGTTCCTGCGTGGGACGACACGAACGTCACGATCGCGAATGCGTGGCAACAAGGCCACGGTGTTCTCAAGATGAGTCAGATCCTCGGGTTCGCGCCGGACGCGACGTTCAGTCCCGCGAACGTGAGCGGAAAGAGCAACCTCACGTGGAACGGGACGGCGCGTCTCAATCACCTGCTAGACCTTGCACCCACGAGCCAAAATCTCGCCGCCGACTTCGGCGCCACGAACAGAGGAAGCGCCGTGACGACCCATCTCACATTCGTAAATCCGAGCAAACTACTGCCAAACCTCCTCGACCAAGTCGAGGGCTCGCCGCGCGACACCCTGACGGCGAATTCCCAGAGCGTTCCGACCGAAGGCCACAACCGCACAGGCCGCGTGAACACCACATTCTACTACTTTCCGGAGACGCTCGTGAACAACGCGAGCGAAGCGTTCCGGTCACTAGGCCACGCCACGGCCATCTCGACGCTCAAGAATTCATGGAGCGACGCGACAGTGGCGAACGTCACGCTCGCTACGGACTCCTCCATCGTGACAAGCCTCGAGTCGACTCTCGGCTCCGTGACCAACGGGCTTAAGCCCTACTACTTCGTCGACGAACGAACGGTCAACGTCTCGGGCGATTGGCAGGTAGAGCCGTTGTTCCCGAACATCGGGCCGCTTCTCGACTTGATCAATGCTTCCTACAATCGAACCCAGGTCCTGCGTTACGACGGCACGCTTACTTTTCCGCAGAGAATGGTGATCACGCTTGAAGGACTGAACCTCACCGCGAACCGGACGAGGCTTCTTGCCGCGAGGAACCTCTCCGAGGTGAATCAGACGGTCGCGTATGTGAACGCGAGCCTCAAGGTCGTGCGAGGTCTCGCCGGCGGCGACCCGATCGTCGTGCCGCTCTCGAAACTGACTTGGTCGTACCTCAATCAGACCAACCGGTTGATGC is from Euryarchaeota archaeon and encodes:
- a CDS encoding right-handed parallel beta-helix repeat-containing protein; the encoded protein is MRFGGRRPTIAITIVILALLSIFPAPASASDQVPRPAILIVGNAGLGIACVPNVANGVVGGCGTADNPYVIESWSIDGSVTPECSMQNGLCGGITLSQTTAHVLIRNNLIRHHKVAEIWLDRVSNARIENNVIGSTGSFVAGQQAGTGILISDSQIVTISDNDVQCILGPPGFSNGVATLGSSGALVLGANDVSGCYTGININSCGGIQATDNSLTSNQYGLVMWCSNVSLEGNVISNSGVHGVSLSGGTGQNVTISHNLVTNNTGIGIYVGSTNAAVTDNVISYNLGGGLRAGGTSALNTYSGNNIFGNSNYGACACSTLELDLRDNWWGSSSGPSGAGSGTGDVLLDNPGGEPPLFDPWLTSANPMAGP